In a single window of the Hoyosella subflava DQS3-9A1 genome:
- a CDS encoding IS30 family transposase, whose translation MVMTRPRKRADIQREFWLRIRSGESITDAAASMGFHRQTVTRWFRKTGGVTPSLVKPPSGRYLSFEEREMIGMRYAAKCSIREIARQLDRAPSTVKREIDRGYSKTSGNRRYYTPTYAQAKAEERAQRPKDSKLATNERLRSYVQDQLKRNLSPQQIAGRLKVDFPDDEEMRVSHESIYRSLYVQTRGSLKRELARHLRTGRSLRKPNRTADKRRGRIPGMVNVSERPPEADTRKVPGHWEGDLIMGKDGATAIGTLVERASGFVMLLHLPDGHSAMQVQDAIVEKMGQLPELLRRSLTWDQGKELTRHVQIAAATGLKVYFCDPHSPWQRGSNENTNGLLRQYFPKGTDLSLHGPGILDLVATELNDRPRKRHGYATPAEKLQQLLSNEQPENPGVARTP comes from the coding sequence ATGGTCATGACGCGTCCGCGGAAGCGAGCCGACATTCAGCGCGAGTTTTGGTTACGAATTCGATCGGGTGAATCGATTACTGACGCGGCGGCTTCGATGGGGTTCCATCGTCAGACGGTGACGCGCTGGTTCCGCAAAACTGGCGGGGTGACGCCGTCATTAGTCAAGCCGCCTTCCGGGCGGTATCTGTCGTTCGAGGAACGCGAAATGATCGGGATGCGATACGCAGCGAAATGCTCGATACGTGAGATAGCGCGGCAGCTGGATCGTGCCCCGTCGACGGTGAAGCGCGAGATCGATCGGGGATACAGCAAAACTTCCGGCAATCGCCGCTACTACACCCCGACCTACGCCCAGGCGAAGGCGGAAGAGCGTGCTCAACGTCCTAAGGACAGTAAGCTCGCAACGAATGAGCGGTTGCGCTCCTATGTGCAGGACCAGCTGAAAAGGAACCTGAGTCCTCAACAGATCGCGGGAAGACTGAAAGTGGACTTCCCCGATGATGAGGAGATGCGGGTGTCACATGAATCGATCTACCGGTCGCTGTACGTCCAGACTCGAGGCAGCCTGAAACGGGAACTCGCCAGACACTTGAGAACCGGCCGCAGCCTGCGTAAACCCAACCGCACAGCCGATAAGCGGCGCGGTCGTATACCTGGCATGGTCAATGTCAGTGAGCGCCCGCCCGAGGCCGATACCCGGAAGGTTCCCGGCCACTGGGAAGGCGATTTAATCATGGGGAAAGACGGCGCCACCGCCATCGGCACCCTGGTAGAACGCGCCAGTGGGTTCGTCATGCTGCTGCACCTGCCCGATGGTCATAGCGCGATGCAGGTACAGGACGCGATCGTCGAGAAAATGGGGCAGCTGCCAGAGCTACTGCGCAGGTCTCTCACATGGGACCAGGGCAAAGAACTAACACGACATGTGCAGATCGCAGCCGCGACCGGACTCAAAGTTTACTTCTGCGATCCGCACAGTCCCTGGCAACGCGGATCCAACGAGAACACCAATGGCCTGCTGCGCCAGTACTTTCCAAAGGGAACGGATCTGTCCCTTCACGGCCCTGGGATCCTCGACCTTGTTGCCACCGAACTAAACGATCGCCCCCGCAAACGTCACGGCTACGCAACACCCGCAGAGAAACTCCAGCAACTACTCTCAAACGAACAACCAGAAAATCCAGGTGTTGCAAGGACCCCCTGA
- a CDS encoding histone-like nucleoid-structuring protein Lsr2 — protein sequence MNSPSIDLSDDNAEAFREAVAPYIEAGHRVTGRKAKTARKTAATSGNTKAIREWARNNGYDISDRGRIPADVADAYAAAN from the coding sequence ATGAATTCGCCCTCCATCGACCTTAGCGACGACAACGCCGAGGCATTCCGCGAGGCCGTAGCGCCGTACATCGAGGCCGGCCACCGGGTGACCGGAAGGAAGGCCAAGACTGCCCGCAAAACTGCAGCCACGTCCGGGAACACCAAAGCGATTCGCGAATGGGCCCGCAACAATGGCTACGACATCTCCGACCGCGGACGCATCCCCGCCGACGTAGCCGACGCGTACGCAGCAGCCAACTAG